In Deltaproteobacteria bacterium, the following proteins share a genomic window:
- the purH gene encoding bifunctional phosphoribosylaminoimidazolecarboxamide formyltransferase/IMP cyclohydrolase encodes MARIHRAIVSVSDKTGVAQFCGALSRLGVELYASGGTAKLLREKKVPVRLIEEYTGFPEMLDGRVKTLNPKIHGGLLALRGNPAHMKTIGEHGIVPFDMLVGNLYPFEATIARPGCTREEAIENIDIGGPSMLRSAAKNCQSVAVVCDPADYPLVLAQLKKNAGNLDEETMKELGRKAFALTARYDAAISNYLGAGQGGEPFPVTFTAQWRKSQGLRYGENPHQAAAFYADTALPDEPTLGGAQQLQGKELSYNNIVDIDAALQLALEFAIPAAVVIKHTNPSGVGVSKRRLLDAFKKARECDPVSAYGGVIGFNRPVNSETAREIATTFFEAIIAPSYDKEARKILSAKKNLRVLATGGAFRWSGARTFEIKRVSGGLLLQTGDRHVLDPKDLKVVTKRKPTPDELEAMLFAWKVCKHVKSNAIVYAMKDRTVGVGAGQMSRVDSAKIAVMKAQHPTKGTVVASDAFFPFRDGLDVAAEAGATAVIQPGGSVRDAEAIAAADEHGMAMVFTGVRHFRH; translated from the coding sequence ATGGCGAGAATCCATCGGGCGATCGTCAGCGTATCCGACAAGACCGGCGTGGCGCAGTTCTGCGGCGCGCTCTCCCGGCTCGGCGTCGAGCTGTACGCATCGGGGGGGACGGCGAAGCTGCTGCGGGAGAAGAAGGTCCCGGTGCGCCTCATCGAGGAGTACACCGGGTTTCCCGAGATGCTGGACGGGCGGGTGAAAACCTTGAACCCGAAGATCCACGGCGGGCTTCTCGCCTTGCGCGGGAATCCGGCGCACATGAAGACGATCGGCGAGCACGGGATCGTCCCGTTCGACATGCTGGTCGGGAACCTCTACCCCTTCGAGGCGACGATCGCGCGTCCCGGCTGCACGCGGGAGGAGGCGATCGAGAACATCGACATCGGCGGGCCTTCGATGCTGCGGTCCGCCGCGAAAAACTGCCAGTCGGTCGCGGTGGTGTGCGACCCGGCGGACTATCCCCTGGTCCTCGCGCAGCTGAAGAAGAACGCGGGAAATCTCGACGAGGAAACCATGAAGGAGCTCGGGCGGAAGGCGTTCGCGTTGACCGCCCGGTACGACGCCGCGATCTCGAACTACCTCGGCGCGGGGCAGGGGGGGGAGCCGTTCCCCGTGACCTTCACGGCCCAGTGGCGGAAGAGCCAGGGGCTCCGGTACGGCGAGAACCCGCACCAGGCGGCGGCGTTCTACGCCGACACCGCGCTGCCCGACGAGCCGACGCTGGGAGGCGCGCAGCAGCTGCAGGGGAAGGAGCTCTCCTACAACAACATCGTCGACATCGACGCGGCGCTGCAGCTCGCCCTCGAATTCGCCATCCCCGCCGCGGTCGTCATCAAGCACACGAATCCCTCCGGGGTGGGGGTCTCGAAGCGCCGTCTCCTGGACGCCTTCAAGAAGGCGCGCGAGTGCGACCCCGTCTCCGCCTATGGGGGCGTGATCGGCTTCAATCGGCCGGTGAACTCCGAGACGGCCCGGGAAATCGCCACCACCTTCTTCGAGGCGATCATCGCCCCCTCCTACGACAAGGAGGCGCGGAAGATCCTCTCGGCAAAGAAGAACCTCCGCGTGCTGGCCACGGGCGGCGCGTTCCGGTGGTCGGGCGCCCGGACGTTCGAGATCAAGCGGGTGAGCGGCGGGCTGCTCCTGCAGACGGGCGACCGGCACGTGCTCGACCCGAAGGACCTCAAGGTGGTGACGAAGCGGAAGCCCACCCCGGACGAGCTCGAGGCGATGCTGTTCGCGTGGAAGGTGTGCAAGCACGTAAAATCGAACGCGATCGTCTACGCGATGAAGGACCGCACCGTCGGGGTGGGGGCGGGGCAGATGAGCCGGGTCGACTCGGCGAAGATCGCGGTGATGAAGGCGCAGCACCCGACGAAGGGGACCGTCGTCGCCTCCGACGCTTTCTTCCCGTTCCGGGACGGCCTCGACGTGGCCGCCGAGGCGGGGGCCACGGCGGTGATCCAGCCGGGCGGGTCGGTCCGCGACGCGGAAGCGATCGCCGCGGCGGACGAGCACGGGATGGCGATGGTGTTCACCGGAGTGCGGCACTTCCGGCATTAG
- the purD gene encoding phosphoribosylamine--glycine ligase, producing the protein MSVLIVGGGGREHALAWKIAKSPLVSKIYAAPGNPGVARHAECVPLTVDDLDGLRNFAVSKKIDLTVVGPEAPLAAGLTDLLTKEGLLVCGPDRAGAQMEGSKVFMKTLLRKYGIPTASFKVFDEYDEAEQYLLTHRLPVVVKADGLAAGKGVAVAQTYEEGIAFLKDVMERRLFGAAGERVVIEECLPGEEASYIVFTDGHKFVPLPSSQDHKRIGDNDAGPNTGGMGAYSPAPVVTPEVEARVHREIFEPLLAGLRSEGIVFRGILYAGLMIERGVPRVLEFNVRFGDPEAQPLFLRLKSDLVPLLLQCARGKITDAKMEIDPRPTVCVVMSSGGYPGKYEKGRPIGGIEEAEKEDGVVVFHAGTAMKEDRLVNHGGRVLGVTAIGDTLKEAIARAYRAVDKIHWEGAYWRTDIGRKALARGNG; encoded by the coding sequence ATTTCTGTCCTCATCGTCGGCGGCGGCGGCCGCGAGCACGCCTTGGCCTGGAAGATCGCGAAAAGCCCCCTCGTGTCGAAGATCTACGCCGCGCCCGGCAATCCCGGGGTCGCGCGCCACGCGGAATGCGTCCCCCTCACGGTCGACGACCTCGACGGGCTGCGGAATTTCGCGGTGTCGAAGAAGATCGACCTGACCGTGGTCGGCCCCGAGGCCCCGCTGGCGGCGGGGCTGACCGACCTGCTCACGAAAGAGGGCCTCCTCGTCTGCGGCCCGGACCGCGCGGGAGCGCAGATGGAGGGGTCCAAGGTTTTCATGAAGACCCTCCTCCGGAAGTACGGCATCCCGACGGCCTCCTTCAAGGTGTTCGACGAGTACGACGAGGCGGAGCAGTACCTGCTGACCCACCGGCTGCCGGTGGTCGTCAAGGCGGATGGCCTCGCCGCGGGGAAGGGCGTCGCCGTCGCACAGACGTACGAGGAGGGGATCGCGTTCCTGAAGGACGTGATGGAGCGGCGGCTGTTCGGCGCCGCGGGGGAGCGGGTCGTGATCGAGGAGTGTCTGCCGGGCGAGGAGGCGTCGTACATCGTCTTCACCGATGGGCACAAGTTCGTCCCTCTGCCTTCCTCGCAGGATCACAAGAGGATCGGCGACAACGATGCCGGACCCAACACCGGCGGGATGGGGGCATATTCCCCGGCGCCCGTCGTGACGCCCGAGGTCGAGGCGCGGGTACACCGGGAGATCTTCGAGCCGCTGCTCGCGGGCCTTCGTTCCGAGGGGATCGTCTTCCGCGGCATCCTGTACGCGGGGCTCATGATCGAACGGGGGGTCCCCCGGGTCCTCGAGTTCAACGTCCGCTTCGGCGACCCCGAGGCGCAGCCGCTCTTCCTTCGCCTGAAAAGCGATCTCGTCCCCCTGCTGCTGCAGTGCGCGCGGGGGAAGATCACGGACGCGAAGATGGAGATCGACCCGAGGCCGACGGTCTGCGTCGTGATGTCCTCCGGCGGCTACCCGGGGAAGTACGAGAAGGGGCGCCCCATCGGGGGAATCGAGGAGGCGGAGAAAGAGGATGGCGTGGTGGTGTTCCACGCCGGCACGGCGATGAAGGAGGATCGCCTGGTGAATCACGGGGGGCGCGTTCTCGGCGTCACCGCGATCGGCGACACGCTGAAAGAGGCGATCGCCCGCGCGTACCGCGCCGTGGACAAGATCCACTGGGAAGGCGCCTACTGGCGCACCGACATCGGGCGGAAGGCGCTGGCGAGGGGGAACGGATGA
- the purE gene encoding 5-(carboxyamino)imidazole ribonucleotide mutase, producing the protein MMAGKVLILMGSASDAETMRAAAEVLSGYGIPCEMTVASAHRSPGRTRSLARNAEKEGFSVIIAGAGAAAHLAGSVAAETVLPVIGVPLAGSVLGGFDALLSTVQMPAGVPVATVAVGKAGAQNAGHLAAQILSLSSPKLRAKIRAVRKAMAGAVEEAAKRLP; encoded by the coding sequence ATGATGGCGGGGAAAGTCCTGATCCTGATGGGAAGCGCCTCCGACGCGGAGACGATGCGGGCGGCGGCGGAGGTGTTGTCGGGCTACGGGATCCCGTGCGAGATGACCGTCGCCTCCGCGCATCGCTCGCCGGGCCGGACCCGGTCGCTGGCCCGCAACGCGGAGAAGGAAGGGTTCTCGGTCATCATCGCCGGGGCGGGGGCCGCGGCGCATCTTGCCGGGTCCGTGGCCGCCGAGACGGTTCTCCCGGTGATCGGCGTGCCGCTGGCCGGATCGGTCCTTGGCGGGTTCGACGCCCTGCTCTCGACCGTCCAGATGCCCGCGGGTGTGCCGGTGGCGACCGTGGCCGTGGGAAAAGCGGGGGCGCAGAACGCGGGGCACCTCGCGGCGCAGATCCTTTCCCTTTCGTCTCCGAAGCTTCGCGCGAAGATCCGTGCCGTCCGGAAGGCGATGGCGGGCGCCGTCGAAGAGGCAGCGAAGCGGCTTCCATGA
- a CDS encoding L-threonylcarbamoyladenylate synthase — protein sequence MTRLILLDADREPRFPAEMIASLRAGGAVIFPTDTLYGLGVDPCSEKGLNRLFTAKGRDRGKPIPLLLSGGEQVDRWARHVPPAAARLMGRFWPGALTLVLPADPGVHPVVTGGGDTVGLRVPDHPVPRALAAGLSGAVTGTSANRSGNPGAWGSAEEIVREFTGAVDWVVWGGEAAGDARREGAGNSPGSTVVRMIDDHPVLLREGVLPFRDIIEFLQRG from the coding sequence ATGACGCGCCTGATCCTCCTCGACGCCGATCGTGAACCACGCTTCCCCGCGGAGATGATCGCTTCGCTGCGCGCCGGAGGGGCGGTGATCTTTCCCACCGACACCTTGTACGGACTCGGCGTGGATCCGTGCTCGGAAAAGGGGCTCAACCGGTTATTCACCGCCAAGGGGCGGGATCGGGGGAAACCGATCCCGCTGCTCCTGTCGGGGGGGGAACAGGTCGACCGCTGGGCACGGCATGTTCCGCCCGCCGCCGCCCGCCTCATGGGCCGGTTCTGGCCCGGGGCCCTTACGCTGGTGCTTCCCGCGGATCCGGGAGTCCACCCGGTCGTGACCGGCGGGGGAGACACGGTGGGACTGCGCGTCCCCGACCACCCCGTCCCGCGGGCGCTGGCGGCGGGGCTCTCCGGCGCCGTCACCGGCACGTCGGCCAACCGATCCGGGAACCCCGGGGCGTGGGGGTCCGCCGAGGAGATCGTCCGGGAATTCACCGGGGCGGTCGACTGGGTCGTGTGGGGGGGCGAAGCGGCCGGTGACGCGCGCCGGGAAGGCGCCGGGAACTCCCCCGGGTCCACCGTGGTGCGGATGATCGACGACCACCCGGTCCTGTTGCGGGAGGGGGTTCTCCCGTTTCGCGACATCATCGAATTCCTGCAGAGAGGGTGA
- a CDS encoding DUF1015 domain-containing protein, with the protein MAEVKPFRGIRYDVKRVGDLTRVVAPPYDVLSPEEQDALHRRHPRNIVWIDFGKAKEGDRPGSDKYTRAADLFQEWQAEGTLVRDPLPALYYYEQEFTIPGKGIFVRKGFLGALKLSPFSEGVVFPHERTLAKPKADRLALMRVTDAHMSPIFGLYSDPGDTVLKNLRAGMSAAPDLVAVDDLGVKHRVWTVTQPKAILGAVETMADKGVFIADGHHRYETALAFREEMRAKHGVNPGAAYEHVLMFLCNMDDEGIVILPTHRGIHSLPDFSAAGFLAKVRAHLPVETRDGSPEDAMRAVEAAGRDGKAIGWSTGDNRFHLVTFPDLRAFCDRHLSEFPPQLRTLDVVLLHGYLFEQLLGVSPEAVTAGQCVKYYKDPSKATSDLASGAIQAAFFLNAVSVAEFRDVSLSGHVLPQKSTFFYPKIGTGLLIFPVAADDRVPG; encoded by the coding sequence ATGGCCGAAGTGAAACCGTTCCGGGGGATCCGTTACGACGTGAAGCGCGTGGGAGACCTGACCCGCGTGGTGGCGCCGCCGTACGACGTCCTCTCCCCGGAGGAGCAGGATGCCCTCCACCGCCGCCACCCCCGCAACATCGTGTGGATCGATTTCGGGAAGGCGAAGGAGGGGGACCGTCCGGGATCGGACAAGTACACCCGGGCGGCGGACCTGTTCCAGGAATGGCAGGCCGAGGGGACGCTGGTCCGCGACCCGCTTCCGGCCCTCTACTACTATGAACAGGAGTTCACGATCCCCGGAAAGGGGATCTTCGTGCGGAAAGGGTTCCTCGGGGCGCTGAAATTGTCGCCCTTCAGCGAGGGGGTCGTCTTTCCCCACGAGCGGACCCTTGCGAAGCCCAAGGCGGACCGCCTCGCCCTGATGCGGGTGACGGACGCCCACATGAGCCCCATCTTCGGGCTCTACTCCGACCCCGGGGACACGGTCCTGAAAAACCTGCGCGCGGGGATGTCCGCCGCCCCTGACCTGGTCGCGGTCGACGATCTCGGCGTGAAGCATCGCGTCTGGACCGTCACGCAGCCGAAGGCGATCCTCGGCGCCGTCGAAACGATGGCGGACAAGGGAGTGTTCATCGCCGACGGGCATCATCGGTACGAGACCGCCCTCGCCTTTCGTGAAGAGATGCGCGCCAAGCATGGGGTGAACCCGGGCGCGGCGTACGAGCACGTGCTGATGTTCCTGTGCAACATGGACGACGAGGGGATCGTCATCCTCCCCACCCATCGGGGGATCCACTCCTTGCCGGATTTCTCCGCCGCCGGCTTCCTCGCGAAGGTGCGCGCGCACCTGCCGGTCGAAACGCGCGACGGATCGCCCGAGGATGCGATGCGGGCGGTGGAGGCGGCGGGCCGCGACGGGAAGGCGATCGGATGGAGTACCGGCGACAACCGGTTTCATCTCGTCACGTTCCCCGACCTGCGCGCGTTCTGCGACCGGCACCTCTCGGAGTTCCCTCCGCAGTTGCGCACGCTCGACGTCGTCCTTCTCCACGGCTACCTGTTCGAACAGCTGTTGGGGGTCTCTCCCGAGGCCGTGACGGCGGGGCAGTGCGTCAAGTATTACAAGGACCCCTCGAAAGCGACCTCGGACCTCGCCTCCGGGGCGATCCAGGCCGCCTTCTTCCTGAACGCCGTGTCGGTCGCCGAGTTCCGCGACGTTTCCCTCTCCGGGCACGTCCTCCCGCAGAAGTCGACCTTCTTCTACCCGAAGATCGGGACGGGGCTGCTCATCTTCCCCGTGGCGGCGGACGACCGGGTCCCTGGTTAA
- a CDS encoding methyltransferase translates to MILHQPERGYRFSIDSVILAGFAATLCRGAVLDLGTGCGVVLLLLSRLAPGMLAGTGVDLQEELLDFARRNFRDNCPDGRLVAVPGDVRGDIPGVEPGSFDLVVSNPPYGRAGHGRRNPDPGKETARHEVTCALPELFAAASRFLSADGRFAFILPYPRIEEIEPCAAKEGLRVELLRVVHPREGSSPSRILCCAVRGEAGTPRVLPPLFLHGDREKYCGEVERICRLFRRG, encoded by the coding sequence ATGATCCTCCACCAGCCGGAGCGGGGGTACCGCTTCTCGATCGACTCGGTGATTCTCGCGGGGTTCGCCGCAACGCTCTGCCGCGGCGCCGTCCTCGACCTGGGGACGGGTTGCGGGGTCGTGCTGCTGCTCCTGTCCCGCCTTGCCCCCGGGATGCTTGCCGGCACCGGCGTCGATCTCCAGGAAGAGTTGCTCGATTTCGCGCGCCGGAATTTCCGCGACAATTGCCCGGACGGGCGGCTGGTCGCCGTGCCTGGAGATGTTCGGGGGGACATCCCCGGGGTCGAGCCCGGTTCGTTCGACCTGGTGGTGTCGAACCCGCCGTACGGCCGGGCGGGACACGGGCGTCGAAACCCGGATCCGGGGAAGGAGACGGCGCGGCACGAGGTGACCTGCGCGCTTCCGGAGCTCTTCGCGGCGGCGTCCCGGTTCCTTTCCGCGGACGGCCGGTTCGCTTTCATCCTTCCGTATCCGCGCATCGAAGAGATCGAACCGTGCGCCGCGAAGGAGGGGTTGCGTGTGGAGCTCCTGCGGGTCGTGCATCCCCGCGAAGGATCATCGCCCTCCCGCATTCTTTGTTGCGCTGTCCGTGGCGAAGCCGGGACCCCCCGCGTCCTTCCGCCGTTGTTCCTTCATGGGGATCGGGAAAAGTATTGCGGGGAGGTAGAGCGAATCTGCCGCCTCTTCCGAAGGGGGTAG
- a CDS encoding DUF721 domain-containing protein, with protein sequence MRRKDAAPLSSILDAFLESLRIPHVAFLVSLRKRWSEIAGPLVSRNAIPLSIRNGVLTVLVRNHAWAQELRMSKTTMIGRIRETVGERIPVSDIRFTVGSLASVEEAEAPPREEPPSPAGPDPEGLSAVADPETRESLRAIARRSRP encoded by the coding sequence GTGAGACGGAAAGACGCGGCGCCCCTGTCGTCGATCCTCGACGCATTCCTCGAGTCGCTGCGGATCCCGCATGTCGCCTTTCTCGTATCGCTGCGGAAACGGTGGTCCGAGATCGCCGGCCCGCTCGTCTCGCGGAACGCGATCCCCCTGTCGATTCGGAACGGCGTCCTCACGGTCCTCGTGCGGAATCATGCGTGGGCGCAGGAACTCCGGATGAGCAAGACCACGATGATCGGGAGGATCCGGGAGACGGTGGGAGAAAGGATCCCGGTGAGCGACATCCGGTTCACCGTGGGCTCCCTCGCTTCGGTCGAGGAGGCGGAGGCCCCGCCGCGCGAGGAGCCCCCGTCCCCCGCCGGTCCCGATCCGGAAGGACTGTCCGCCGTGGCCGACCCGGAGACGCGCGAAAGCCTCCGCGCCATCGCCCGCCGTTCCAGACCCTGA
- a CDS encoding DUF3343 domain-containing protein, producing the protein MPRAMDPVLILIFRGTHQVLSAEKRLKGGGVPLRLIPVPRRLTSDCGLAIRIPLDQRDRAREILSRARLLPVSAHLPREGGEYDPVSL; encoded by the coding sequence TTGCCCCGCGCGATGGATCCGGTCCTGATCCTCATCTTCCGAGGCACCCACCAGGTCCTGTCGGCCGAGAAGCGGCTGAAGGGGGGTGGCGTGCCGTTGCGCCTGATCCCGGTCCCCCGACGCCTGACTTCCGATTGCGGGCTCGCGATCCGGATCCCCCTCGATCAGCGCGACCGTGCCCGGGAGATCCTTTCGCGAGCGCGGTTGCTCCCCGTGTCCGCCCACCTCCCCCGGGAGGGCGGGGAGTACGACCCGGTGTCCCTCTGA
- a CDS encoding LysM peptidoglycan-binding domain-containing protein, whose amino-acid sequence MRNAFAVAGCLLLFASIPSFGGTADTLSPAAAGGAAVLPDASKAGKSPGTAPASMAVPPATVAPAAVPAAPAPGVPPGPAPSVPAQNLPSPPSPAAVPSRLPAAPTSSFVAPPSEKAPDRVLSPGEVDLQVTKNIENVPEEGEGMGEDFFATASKEVAKGKGGVFSGITSPIEKFLHYFQTGGRKRFEVYLSRSGKYVGMMQKILVRYGLPEDLVYVALIESGFSPKAYSVAKAAGPWQFISATGRRYGLRIDWWADERRDAEKSTHAAASYLRDLYGMFESWPLATAAYNAGEGKIQRAVTRYKSEDFSELIRHGYLKQETKDYVPKMLAALTIAKDPDKYGFGDVAYETPMDLRTVSVPGGTDLAAVARLLEVPVEAIRDWNPELRRFCTPPNRERYDLRLSVDAARLAEERMEEIRIQAKITFLQHNVRRGETLQALADRYKTTVPVLKELNGLKRDSLGRTSRLVIPVTGLMETEAVPGTEVSPGQLTMAHMRVEEGSRKARIRGGQRPEAGDAVTVRKGDTLARLAKRHGVRVKELASANGLKPTSKLKVGAHLVLPESAGAVESRTARAAGPKASGRTKSSASAGAARDVRKRATRYKVHKGDTLDQIARVYGVTVDRLADRNRLKKSQLLRQGLVLVIPLES is encoded by the coding sequence GTGAGGAACGCCTTCGCGGTGGCGGGTTGCCTTCTGCTGTTCGCGTCGATCCCGTCTTTTGGGGGGACCGCGGACACTCTTTCGCCGGCGGCGGCAGGGGGAGCGGCGGTCCTTCCCGATGCCTCGAAGGCCGGGAAATCGCCGGGCACCGCGCCTGCCTCCATGGCCGTTCCTCCGGCGACGGTCGCGCCGGCGGCGGTTCCCGCCGCTCCCGCTCCCGGGGTTCCACCGGGCCCAGCCCCGTCCGTTCCCGCGCAGAATCTTCCCTCCCCGCCCTCCCCGGCCGCCGTGCCGTCCCGGCTCCCCGCCGCCCCCACGTCCTCTTTCGTCGCGCCTCCTTCGGAAAAGGCCCCCGACCGGGTCCTCTCCCCCGGCGAGGTCGACCTTCAGGTGACGAAAAACATCGAAAACGTTCCGGAAGAGGGAGAGGGGATGGGGGAAGATTTCTTCGCCACCGCCTCGAAGGAGGTGGCGAAAGGGAAGGGGGGTGTCTTCTCCGGAATCACCAGCCCGATCGAGAAGTTCCTCCACTACTTCCAGACCGGGGGACGGAAGCGGTTCGAAGTGTACCTGTCCCGCTCGGGGAAGTATGTCGGGATGATGCAGAAGATCCTCGTCCGGTACGGCCTCCCCGAGGACCTCGTCTACGTCGCTCTGATCGAAAGCGGGTTCTCTCCCAAGGCGTACTCCGTGGCGAAGGCGGCCGGGCCCTGGCAGTTCATCTCGGCAACCGGTCGCCGGTACGGCCTCCGCATCGACTGGTGGGCCGACGAGCGGCGGGACGCCGAGAAGTCGACGCACGCCGCCGCTTCCTACCTTCGCGATCTCTACGGGATGTTCGAGTCGTGGCCGCTCGCCACCGCCGCGTACAACGCCGGCGAGGGGAAGATCCAGAGGGCGGTCACCCGGTACAAGTCCGAAGATTTCTCCGAGCTCATCCGTCACGGCTACCTGAAGCAGGAGACGAAGGATTACGTCCCCAAGATGCTGGCCGCGCTGACCATCGCCAAGGATCCCGATAAATACGGGTTCGGCGATGTCGCCTACGAGACGCCGATGGACCTGCGCACCGTGTCGGTACCGGGAGGGACCGACCTGGCGGCGGTCGCCCGTCTTCTCGAGGTCCCGGTGGAGGCGATCCGCGACTGGAACCCGGAGCTTCGGCGGTTCTGCACCCCGCCGAACCGGGAGCGGTACGACCTTCGGCTCTCCGTCGACGCGGCCCGGCTCGCCGAGGAGCGCATGGAGGAGATCCGCATCCAGGCGAAGATCACCTTCCTCCAGCACAACGTCCGCAGGGGGGAAACGCTGCAGGCGCTTGCCGACCGGTACAAGACCACGGTCCCGGTCCTCAAGGAGTTGAACGGGTTGAAGCGGGACTCCCTCGGGCGCACCTCGCGCCTCGTGATCCCCGTGACCGGGTTGATGGAGACGGAGGCGGTTCCAGGGACCGAGGTTTCACCGGGCCAGCTCACGATGGCGCACATGCGGGTGGAGGAGGGGAGCCGCAAGGCGCGGATCCGGGGAGGGCAGCGTCCTGAAGCGGGGGACGCCGTTACCGTGCGGAAGGGAGACACGCTGGCGCGCCTCGCGAAGAGGCACGGGGTCCGGGTGAAGGAACTCGCGAGCGCGAACGGACTGAAGCCGACGTCGAAACTGAAGGTGGGTGCGCACCTCGTCCTGCCGGAATCCGCCGGCGCCGTGGAATCGCGCACGGCGCGAGCGGCGGGCCCGAAGGCGTCGGGGAGAACGAAATCCTCCGCCTCCGCCGGCGCGGCGCGGGACGTCCGGAAGCGGGCCACGCGCTACAAGGTGCACAAGGGGGACACCCTCGACCAGATCGCGCGTGTCTACGGCGTCACGGTCGACCGTCTCGCGGATCGGAACCGGCTGAAAAAAAGTCAACTCCTCCGCCAGGGACTCGTTCTCGTCATCCCGCTGGAGTCCTGA
- a CDS encoding aminotransferase class V-fold PLP-dependent enzyme, producing the protein MAKAVGEAILRAGNPGRSGHTLSIRSARDLFAARERLAELFGCADSSRFVFSENATVALNQAIKGVLRPGDHVVTTSVEHNSVMRPLRRMEAAGVRVTVVPAGEDGVTEARDVIAAFRKATRLVVIVHASNVSGALQPVDAVVAAARRRGILTLIDAAQTAGSVPIDLSSLPVDLLAASGHKGLLGPQGTGFLFVREGVPIVPLIEGGTGSRSESDRQPEFFPDALESGTQNSVGAAGLAVSLAWILRKGVGTIRRREVALVELLLHGLSRIQGVTVYGPSDPAHRGAVVSFRVEGMDPAEVGTRLEKRSGVLVRAGLHCSPNGHRALGTFPAGTVRVSPGPFTTRAEITTFLSALRKIRDPSA; encoded by the coding sequence GTGGCGAAGGCCGTGGGGGAAGCCATCCTGCGAGCCGGGAACCCCGGTCGCTCCGGGCACACCCTCTCCATCCGCTCCGCCCGCGACCTGTTCGCCGCCAGGGAGCGCCTCGCGGAACTGTTCGGGTGCGCCGACAGCTCCCGCTTCGTTTTTTCGGAAAACGCAACCGTGGCCCTGAACCAGGCGATCAAGGGGGTGCTCCGGCCGGGCGACCACGTGGTGACCACCTCGGTGGAGCACAACTCGGTGATGCGCCCCCTGCGCCGGATGGAGGCAGCGGGCGTTCGCGTCACGGTCGTCCCCGCGGGGGAAGACGGGGTGACGGAGGCGCGGGACGTGATCGCCGCGTTCCGGAAGGCGACGCGCCTGGTCGTGATCGTGCATGCCTCGAACGTCTCGGGGGCGCTGCAGCCGGTGGACGCCGTCGTCGCGGCGGCGCGCCGCCGCGGGATCCTGACGCTGATCGACGCCGCCCAGACGGCGGGGTCCGTGCCGATCGACCTTTCCTCCCTGCCGGTGGACCTGTTGGCCGCCTCCGGTCACAAGGGGCTTCTCGGGCCGCAGGGGACCGGGTTTCTCTTCGTCCGGGAGGGGGTGCCGATCGTCCCGCTGATCGAGGGGGGGACGGGGAGCCGCTCCGAGTCCGACCGCCAACCGGAATTCTTCCCTGACGCCCTCGAGTCCGGGACACAGAACAGCGTGGGGGCGGCGGGGCTCGCCGTCTCCCTTGCGTGGATCCTGCGAAAGGGGGTCGGGACGATCCGCCGCAGGGAGGTCGCCCTCGTCGAGCTGCTGCTCCACGGACTGTCGAGGATCCAGGGGGTGACGGTCTACGGGCCGTCGGATCCGGCGCACCGGGGGGCGGTGGTGTCGTTCCGGGTGGAGGGGATGGACCCGGCGGAAGTGGGGACGCGGCTGGAGAAGCGGAGCGGCGTGCTGGTGCGGGCGGGGCTGCACTGCTCCCCGAACGGTCACCGCGCCCTCGGAACCTTCCCCGCCGGGACCGTGCGCGTGAGTCCGGGCCCCTTCACGACGCGCGCGGAGATCACGACGTTCCTGTCCGCCCTCCGGAAGATCCGGGACCCTTCCGCCTGA
- the rfaE2 gene encoding D-glycero-beta-D-manno-heptose 1-phosphate adenylyltransferase, producing the protein MPRGPEHPGIPEDPSARVTPRRSVRALCARLRSEGKRIVFTNGCFDLLHAGHAQYLRRAAALGDVLFVGLNSDASVRRLKGEGRPVQRAADRAYLLASLSCVSYVTIFPEDTPARLIGEVIPHVLVKGGDWKGKTIVGADVVRAHGGVVKTIRFLPGRSTTSILARATEIRRKGPGSSGGRTGTS; encoded by the coding sequence ATGCCTCGCGGACCGGAACACCCGGGCATACCGGAAGACCCGTCGGCCCGCGTGACCCCCCGTCGGAGCGTGCGGGCCCTCTGCGCCCGCCTCCGGAGCGAGGGGAAGCGGATCGTCTTCACCAACGGCTGCTTCGATCTCCTGCACGCCGGGCACGCGCAATATCTTCGGCGCGCGGCGGCGCTGGGCGACGTCCTTTTCGTGGGATTGAACAGCGACGCCTCCGTCCGCCGCCTGAAGGGGGAGGGGCGACCGGTGCAGAGGGCCGCGGACCGGGCGTATCTTCTCGCCTCGCTTTCCTGCGTTTCCTACGTGACGATTTTCCCCGAGGACACCCCGGCGCGATTGATCGGAGAGGTGATCCCGCACGTCCTTGTCAAGGGGGGCGACTGGAAGGGAAAGACGATCGTGGGGGCGGACGTGGTCCGCGCGCACGGCGGCGTCGTGAAGACGATCCGGTTCCTCCCCGGCCGCTCGACGACCTCGATCCTCGCGCGGGCCACGGAGATCAGGCGGAAGGGTCCCGGATCTTCCGGAGGGCGGACAGGAACGTCGTGA